The proteins below are encoded in one region of Methanosarcina barkeri 3:
- a CDS encoding ArsR family transcriptional regulator codes for MVQQIILRYLEKPHVKSMEDDLLWLCDSFGFSSGRDTENTATRIVFSLLDRLSNDEITSSEALAEDLQMKISRVNHHLRNLNDSGLLYRKKRLIYLRGGSLKAAVKEMRKDSERIFDELESIAEEIDLRAGIKNR; via the coding sequence ATGGTCCAACAGATAATCCTCAGATATCTTGAAAAACCGCATGTAAAAAGTATGGAAGACGATCTTCTATGGTTATGCGATAGTTTTGGCTTTTCTTCGGGTAGAGACACGGAAAATACTGCCACCAGGATAGTTTTTAGTTTGCTTGATAGACTATCAAATGATGAAATAACTTCCTCAGAAGCCCTTGCTGAAGACCTTCAGATGAAAATATCCCGAGTAAACCATCATCTGAGGAATCTTAATGACTCAGGTCTCCTTTACAGAAAAAAACGTCTGATATACCTTCGTGGAGGAAGTCTGAAAGCTGCAGTAAAAGAAATGCGAAAGGACTCGGAAAGAATCTTTGACGAGCTTGAAAGCATAGCTGAAGAAATAGATCTCAGGGCAGGTATCAAAAATAGATAA
- the groES gene encoding co-chaperone GroES has protein sequence MIIKPIGERVLLKHQKKQEVTKGGIYIPESARQEKKEGVVIAVGTFEDGKELPLKKGDHVIYGGYQSDEIEIDDEKFLFVDFKDILATVAEE, from the coding sequence GTGATTATCAAACCTATTGGCGAACGAGTCTTGCTTAAGCACCAGAAGAAACAAGAAGTGACAAAAGGCGGGATATATATCCCTGAGTCTGCACGGCAGGAGAAAAAGGAAGGTGTTGTTATTGCGGTAGGGACTTTTGAAGATGGAAAGGAGCTTCCCCTGAAGAAAGGTGACCATGTAATCTACGGGGGATATCAATCTGATGAAATTGAAATTGACGATGAAAAGTTCCTTTTTGTCGACTTCAAGGATATTCTGGCAACAGTCGCTGAAGAATAA
- a CDS encoding DUF362 domain-containing protein: MNKVSITRCPDYSYTEKAIAEALELLGGLENIIHPGDSVLLKPNILAAASPESAVTTHPSVVASMCKFVLKVGGKPIVGDGAGISRPGATSKALKVSGIEEAARKAGAKVVNFETAGFTQVDVPDPLQFRKLYIANPVLEADVIISLPKLKTHELTYYTGAVKNFFGTLPLRCRKEAHLLGKRDLFGEAVADVYSVVRPAFAVMDGVIGMEENGPSHGKPVNSRVILASRDCISLDIVAAEMIGFDPLKIPTTQGAMKKGFGNQCPVVVGTPLEEVKRKFKPSSGGVSTAPSFLTRNLGKYYKIYPRINRRKCTHCGACYLNCSPHAVERLEDGSFKINEERCILCYCCRELCPNNAVEIKKSLLAKLLAEKTT, translated from the coding sequence GTGAATAAAGTATCCATAACGCGCTGCCCTGATTATTCTTATACGGAAAAAGCAATAGCTGAGGCTCTGGAACTTCTAGGGGGCCTTGAGAATATAATTCATCCTGGTGACAGCGTACTCCTGAAACCAAATATCCTTGCAGCTGCCTCTCCTGAAAGTGCAGTAACCACTCATCCTTCAGTTGTAGCGTCAATGTGCAAATTCGTACTTAAGGTCGGAGGAAAACCTATAGTAGGGGACGGAGCCGGAATCTCAAGGCCAGGAGCCACCTCAAAAGCCCTGAAAGTTTCAGGTATAGAAGAAGCTGCCCGAAAAGCCGGAGCAAAAGTAGTAAATTTCGAAACCGCAGGCTTTACCCAGGTAGATGTCCCGGATCCTCTTCAGTTCCGCAAGTTGTACATTGCAAATCCTGTCCTTGAAGCTGATGTAATTATATCTCTCCCAAAACTAAAAACTCATGAACTTACCTACTACACAGGTGCGGTTAAGAACTTTTTCGGAACTCTCCCCTTAAGATGCCGGAAGGAAGCGCATCTTCTTGGAAAAAGAGACCTTTTTGGCGAAGCCGTTGCCGATGTATACTCGGTTGTCAGGCCTGCCTTCGCAGTCATGGATGGGGTTATAGGCATGGAAGAAAATGGGCCTTCTCATGGGAAACCCGTAAATTCCAGAGTAATTTTGGCAAGCCGGGATTGCATTTCCCTGGATATTGTTGCTGCTGAAATGATAGGTTTTGATCCTCTCAAAATTCCTACGACACAAGGAGCCATGAAAAAAGGATTTGGAAATCAGTGTCCTGTTGTGGTCGGAACCCCATTGGAAGAAGTCAAAAGGAAATTCAAACCATCCAGTGGAGGAGTCAGTACAGCTCCTTCCTTTCTTACCCGCAATCTAGGCAAATACTATAAGATTTATCCCAGGATTAACAGGAGAAAATGCACTCACTGCGGAGCCTGTTATTTAAACTGCTCTCCTCATGCTGTTGAACGGCTTGAAGACGGGAGTTTTAAAATCAATGAAGAAAGGTGTATCCTGTGTTATTGCTGCCGCGAACTATGCCCCAATAACGCAGTGGAAATTAAAAAGTCGTTGCTTGCAAAGCTTTTGGCAGAAAAGACAACATGA
- the anfG gene encoding Fe-only nitrogenase subunit delta, which yields MDDVMKDRIEQLVDFIMKWCLWQFHSRAWDRERQNEEILTKTMQLLCDEPVNLSTPSDRCYWVDAVYLANGFKKTCPWLGTMDKKDIKLLMQGLKERIDYLTINGSLNQELTNPIY from the coding sequence ATGGACGACGTTATGAAAGATAGGATAGAGCAGCTTGTAGATTTTATTATGAAATGGTGCCTGTGGCAGTTTCATTCACGTGCCTGGGACAGAGAGAGACAAAACGAAGAGATCCTTACAAAAACCATGCAGTTATTGTGCGACGAACCTGTTAATCTCAGCACACCTTCAGATAGGTGCTATTGGGTAGATGCTGTGTATTTAGCAAATGGGTTCAAAAAAACGTGCCCGTGGTTAGGCACAATGGATAAAAAAGACATCAAGCTGCTTATGCAGGGGCTCAAGGAGCGTATAGATTACTTAACTATCAATGGGTCACTTAACCAAGAACTCACTAACCCGATTTATTAA
- the nifH gene encoding nitrogenase iron protein codes for MTRKIAFYGKGGIGKSTTQQNTAAAMAYYHGKNVFIHGCDPKADCTRLVLGGVPQTTIMDTLRDVGEESVTIENVVNTGFNGIRCVESGGPEPGVGCAGRGVITAINLMEELGVYSEDLDFVHFDVLGDVVCGGFAMPIREGKAQEVYIVASGEMMATYAANNICKGLLKYAEQSGVRLGGIICNSRKVDNELEMMEEFVSELGTQLIHFVPRDNIVQKAEFNKKTVVEYDPECNQALEYGKLAKKILENDMFVIPKPLSMDQLEKMVERYGLMD; via the coding sequence ATGACCAGAAAAATTGCTTTTTATGGAAAAGGTGGAATCGGAAAATCCACCACTCAACAAAATACTGCAGCAGCTATGGCATATTACCATGGCAAAAATGTTTTCATCCACGGGTGTGACCCAAAAGCCGACTGCACTCGTTTAGTACTTGGCGGCGTGCCTCAAACCACGATAATGGACACGCTTAGGGATGTAGGGGAGGAATCTGTAACAATCGAAAATGTGGTCAATACCGGTTTTAACGGCATCAGATGCGTCGAATCCGGTGGTCCAGAACCTGGTGTCGGCTGTGCTGGCAGAGGGGTTATTACTGCAATAAATCTTATGGAGGAGTTAGGAGTTTATTCTGAAGATCTGGACTTTGTTCACTTCGACGTACTGGGTGATGTTGTCTGTGGCGGTTTTGCAATGCCGATTCGAGAAGGAAAAGCCCAGGAAGTATACATAGTGGCATCTGGAGAAATGATGGCAACTTATGCAGCAAATAATATCTGTAAGGGCCTGTTGAAATATGCCGAACAAAGTGGCGTGAGGTTGGGAGGGATTATTTGCAACAGTCGTAAAGTTGATAATGAGCTCGAAATGATGGAAGAGTTCGTATCCGAACTTGGGACACAACTGATACATTTTGTACCTCGAGACAACATTGTTCAAAAAGCTGAGTTTAATAAAAAAACTGTTGTGGAGTACGATCCCGAATGCAATCAAGCACTTGAATACGGAAAACTCGCCAAGAAAATCCTGGAGAATGATATGTTTGTGATCCCTAAACCATTAAGTATGGATCAACTGGAGAAAATGGTAGAAAGGTATGGTCTTATGGATTAA
- a CDS encoding IS110 family transposase — translation MEGEINKSCGLDIHKHFFIATILSRSGEKQQQRFARDDDGILNLKNWVTSEKCDVVACESTSDFWVPIYGALTDHLPVIVGNARDMKAFTHKKTDKIDSEVIAQLALNKMIQPSRVFPKRHREFRSYVRLRLTLVRKRTDIKNESHAILSSEMLHLGDVLTDIFGKNGRAILAGISSGKNVDQIIESLSPNVRKKAVQIRDILDREISQSAAIRLQICLNLIKHLDDEIETLEREIFNYAYQKHKREMEILMSVPGIGELGAATLIAEIGSFSDFPTGDKLASWLGIVPNVYQSADKYHNGRITKRGSKVARWILTQIAQAAARKKNSRLKEFFNRKKKSIGYAKAIIALARKIATIIWHLITKDEMYQDETGYEKGEVQKRKIVETEIFSVDERITIISGIIAIMGKKEQEST, via the coding sequence TTGGAAGGGGAAATAAACAAATCTTGTGGTTTAGATATTCACAAACATTTTTTTATTGCTACAATTCTGAGTAGATCCGGTGAAAAACAGCAACAACGTTTTGCCAGAGATGATGATGGGATTTTAAACCTTAAAAATTGGGTAACATCAGAAAAATGTGACGTTGTAGCCTGTGAATCAACAAGTGATTTTTGGGTTCCGATTTATGGGGCATTGACAGATCATTTGCCTGTTATAGTTGGAAATGCTCGAGATATGAAGGCATTTACACATAAAAAAACTGATAAAATAGACTCAGAAGTAATTGCACAACTTGCATTGAATAAAATGATTCAACCATCGAGAGTTTTTCCAAAAAGGCATAGAGAATTCAGGTCATATGTTAGGCTCAGGTTAACTCTGGTAAGAAAAAGAACAGATATTAAAAATGAATCTCATGCTATTCTTTCTTCCGAAATGTTACATCTGGGTGATGTGCTTACTGACATTTTTGGAAAAAATGGTAGAGCAATTCTAGCAGGAATATCTTCAGGTAAAAACGTTGACCAGATTATAGAATCTCTTTCTCCAAATGTTCGGAAAAAAGCTGTTCAGATAAGAGATATTCTTGACAGAGAAATATCCCAGAGTGCTGCAATCAGGCTTCAGATATGCCTTAACCTTATAAAACATTTAGATGATGAGATTGAGACTCTAGAAAGGGAAATTTTCAATTATGCTTATCAAAAGCATAAAAGGGAAATGGAGATTTTAATGTCAGTTCCAGGTATTGGAGAACTTGGTGCAGCGACTCTAATTGCTGAAATAGGAAGTTTTAGTGATTTTCCAACGGGAGATAAGCTTGCTTCGTGGCTTGGAATAGTTCCTAATGTGTATCAATCTGCAGATAAATATCATAACGGAAGAATCACTAAGAGAGGATCAAAAGTAGCAAGGTGGATTCTAACTCAGATTGCTCAAGCAGCAGCAAGAAAGAAGAATAGCAGGTTAAAAGAATTTTTTAACAGGAAAAAGAAGTCAATTGGATATGCAAAGGCAATTATTGCCCTGGCAAGGAAAATTGCAACAATAATATGGCATCTTATCACAAAGGATGAGATGTACCAAGATGAAACAGGGTATGAAAAAGGAGAAGTTCAAAAGAGGAAGATTGTGGAAACCGAGATATTCTCGGTTGATGAAAGGATAACAATAATTAGTGGTATTATCGCAATTATGGGAAAAAAGGAACAAGAGAGTACGTGA
- a CDS encoding pyridoxamine 5'-phosphate oxidase family protein, which produces MDQVRYTQRNCTDKEKIENFLLHERTGVLGMVSDSFPYAIPMNYVWHKGSVYFHGMGSGKKEDILSQSPHVCFTIYKEHGTVIDPMPCHADTAYMSVMLFGKAEKVTDFEEAAEALQRLVDKYMPEYYSNSLTSNFIEKYRSSLDENPVSVYRITLEGITAKENSVESEQLFSSEIS; this is translated from the coding sequence ATGGATCAAGTTCGTTATACGCAAAGAAACTGTACAGACAAAGAGAAAATAGAAAATTTTCTTTTGCATGAAAGAACAGGTGTGCTGGGAATGGTAAGTGATAGTTTTCCTTATGCTATTCCAATGAATTATGTGTGGCACAAAGGTTCAGTTTACTTTCATGGCATGGGTTCTGGCAAAAAGGAAGATATTCTTTCCCAAAGTCCGCATGTTTGTTTTACAATATATAAGGAGCATGGTACCGTAATTGATCCTATGCCCTGCCATGCTGATACGGCATATATGAGCGTAATGCTTTTTGGAAAGGCAGAAAAAGTAACCGACTTCGAAGAAGCTGCTGAAGCTCTTCAGAGACTGGTCGATAAATATATGCCAGAGTATTACAGTAACTCTCTAACCAGCAATTTTATTGAAAAATATCGCTCTTCGCTTGACGAAAATCCGGTTTCGGTGTATAGAATAACGCTGGAAGGGATAACAGCTAAAGAAAACTCCGTAGAGTCTGAACAACTGTTCAGCTCGGAAATATCTTAA
- a CDS encoding pyridoxal phosphate-dependent aminotransferase: MFSINSECILSKKSEDIPPFYVMEVLESAQALEAEGRHIIHLEVGEPDFPTAPHICEAACAAIGRGSTKYTHSQGLLSLREAIVESYQQKFGVELSPDQVIVTSGTSPALLIVFMALLEKMDEVVMSNPHYACYPNFVKYLGGTPVFVYTSETNGFALEPETVRQCLSPNTKAILINSPSNPGGHIMPPESLQGLAEIADEKGIPIISDEIYQGLIYSGKDHTILEYTKNAFVLNGFSKLYAMTGWRLGYIICPPECIRAIQKIHQNFFICANSFVQEAGIAALKGPQDHVAEMVQTYNIRRQYMLKRLIGMGLEVRKEPTGAFYVLADARRYGSDSLELSRRILNEAGVAVTPGIDFGNGAEGYLRFSYANSIENIKEGMDRLEAFLEKELEGSEVL, from the coding sequence ATGTTTTCAATAAATTCCGAATGCATCTTATCAAAGAAATCTGAAGATATCCCTCCTTTCTATGTGATGGAAGTGCTGGAAAGTGCCCAGGCTCTGGAAGCTGAGGGAAGACATATAATCCACCTCGAGGTAGGAGAGCCTGATTTTCCTACGGCTCCGCACATATGTGAAGCTGCCTGTGCTGCTATCGGCCGGGGGTCTACAAAATATACTCACAGCCAGGGACTTCTTTCGCTCAGAGAGGCAATAGTCGAATCTTACCAGCAGAAGTTCGGAGTCGAACTGAGTCCGGACCAGGTTATTGTAACATCTGGCACAAGTCCGGCCCTTTTGATTGTTTTTATGGCTCTACTTGAGAAAATGGATGAAGTTGTGATGTCGAACCCTCATTATGCCTGCTATCCTAATTTCGTGAAATACCTGGGCGGAACTCCTGTCTTTGTTTACACGAGTGAGACAAACGGATTTGCCCTGGAACCGGAAACGGTAAGGCAGTGCCTGAGCCCGAACACTAAAGCTATCCTGATCAATAGTCCCTCAAATCCTGGAGGGCATATCATGCCTCCGGAAAGTTTACAGGGCCTTGCCGAGATCGCGGATGAAAAAGGAATTCCGATTATTTCGGACGAGATCTACCAGGGTTTGATCTATAGTGGGAAAGATCATACTATACTGGAATACACTAAGAATGCTTTTGTCCTTAATGGCTTTTCCAAATTATATGCTATGACTGGCTGGAGGCTTGGCTATATTATCTGTCCTCCTGAATGTATCCGTGCGATTCAGAAAATCCATCAGAACTTTTTCATCTGTGCCAATTCTTTTGTCCAGGAGGCAGGAATTGCAGCCCTGAAAGGTCCACAGGACCATGTTGCCGAGATGGTCCAGACTTACAACATACGCCGCCAGTACATGTTGAAAAGGCTTATTGGGATGGGTCTTGAAGTCCGCAAAGAGCCGACGGGAGCCTTTTATGTTCTTGCTGATGCTCGCAGGTACGGCAGTGACTCCCTGGAACTTAGCCGCCGCATTCTCAACGAGGCTGGTGTTGCGGTCACACCAGGAATCGATTTCGGAAATGGAGCCGAAGGTTATCTTCGTTTCTCCTATGCCAATAGCATCGAAAATATAAAAGAAGGTATGGACAGGCTGGAAGCCTTTTTGGAAAAAGAGCTTGAAGGATCAGAAGTTCTATAA
- the anfK gene encoding Fe-only nitrogenase subunit beta, with protein MSCELKQRERPGIINPIFTCQPCGAQYASIGIKDCIAIVHGGQGCVMFVRMLLAQHFKDSFELASSSLHEDGAVFGALNRVEEAVDVLLMRYPHVKVVPIITTCSTEVIGDDIDGLIRKLNKKLLKEKYADREVHLIPIHTPSFKGSMVTGYDVAVHDIVKAFAKKEKPNGKINLITGWVNPGDVIALKHLLSAMDIDATVLFEIESFDSPLMPDKSGFAHGSTTIEDLTGTADAMGTIALNRYEGAKAARYLESEFNVPAIIGPTPIGIRNTDTFLQNLKKMTGKPIPESLVRERGIAIDAITDLTHMFFADKKVAIYGNPDLVIGLAEFCLDMEMKPVVLLLGDDNTTYKDDPRIKELQEKVEFDMEIIMNADLWELERRIKDKEVELDLIMGHSKGRWTAIDNNIPMVRVGFPTFDRAGMYRHPVVGYEGAMWLAEQMANTFFADMEYKKDREWLLNVW; from the coding sequence ATGTCTTGTGAACTAAAACAACGAGAGCGTCCAGGAATTATCAACCCTATATTCACATGCCAGCCTTGCGGAGCACAGTATGCAAGTATAGGAATAAAGGACTGTATCGCTATTGTTCATGGGGGACAGGGATGCGTAATGTTTGTTCGTATGCTATTGGCACAGCATTTCAAGGATAGCTTCGAGCTTGCATCTTCGTCTCTTCACGAGGACGGTGCGGTGTTTGGGGCTCTTAATAGAGTCGAGGAAGCTGTAGATGTTCTTTTGATGAGGTATCCACATGTGAAAGTCGTACCGATCATCACGACGTGCTCGACGGAAGTTATTGGCGATGATATTGATGGTCTTATCAGGAAGCTGAATAAAAAACTTTTGAAAGAAAAATATGCAGACCGGGAAGTACACCTTATTCCAATCCATACTCCAAGTTTTAAAGGAAGTATGGTAACCGGATATGATGTGGCGGTCCATGATATAGTAAAGGCGTTTGCAAAAAAAGAGAAACCTAATGGAAAAATCAATCTAATCACCGGATGGGTCAATCCCGGAGATGTTATAGCACTTAAGCACCTTCTGTCAGCAATGGACATAGATGCAACAGTCCTTTTTGAAATCGAAAGCTTTGATTCTCCTTTGATGCCGGATAAAAGTGGGTTTGCCCATGGCAGTACAACGATAGAAGATCTGACCGGAACTGCGGATGCAATGGGAACAATTGCACTGAACCGATATGAAGGTGCGAAAGCTGCCCGATATCTTGAAAGCGAGTTCAATGTTCCTGCAATAATAGGACCAACTCCTATCGGAATTCGTAACACGGACACTTTCCTGCAAAATTTGAAGAAAATGACAGGAAAACCAATTCCAGAATCACTTGTTCGCGAAAGAGGAATTGCAATCGATGCAATTACTGACCTTACTCATATGTTTTTCGCAGACAAGAAGGTTGCTATTTACGGAAATCCAGACCTTGTCATCGGTCTTGCTGAATTCTGCCTCGATATGGAAATGAAACCTGTGGTTTTGCTTCTTGGTGATGACAATACTACATATAAGGATGATCCACGCATCAAGGAATTACAGGAAAAAGTCGAGTTCGATATGGAAATTATTATGAACGCAGATCTATGGGAACTTGAACGGAGGATCAAGGATAAAGAAGTTGAGCTTGATTTGATTATGGGACATTCCAAAGGTCGCTGGACTGCTATCGACAACAATATTCCTATGGTTCGTGTGGGTTTCCCCACTTTTGATCGTGCAGGAATGTACCGCCATCCAGTTGTTGGATATGAAGGTGCTATGTGGCTTGCTGAACAGATGGCAAATACGTTTTTCGCCGATATGGAGTACAAAAAGGATAGGGAATGGCTACTGAATGTATGGTAA
- the groL gene encoding chaperonin GroEL (60 kDa chaperone family; promotes refolding of misfolded polypeptides especially under stressful conditions; forms two stacked rings of heptamers to form a barrel-shaped 14mer; ends can be capped by GroES; misfolded proteins enter the barrel where they are refolded when GroES binds), protein MASKQIMFDENARKALLNGVDKVANTVKITLGPKGRYVVLDKSTKPVVTNDGVTIAKEIELHDKFENMGAKLVKEVASKTQDNTGDGTTTATLLAQSMIREGLKNISAGANPIDVKKGIEIATEKVVDYLKSKSVEVKGKEKIVQVATVSANNDEEIGNLIADAMERVGYNGVITVEDSKTMETSLDVVEGMQFDRGFVSPYMATDTEKMVCEFDDPYILITDKKINSMKQIVPVLEKVASEGRSLLIIADDVDGDAQAALILNIIRGALRVCAVKAPGFGNERKEMLEDIAVLTDGQVISEDKGMKLEEFDDYMLGSARKVTIDNHKTIIVEGKGDKAKIKERVSLIEAQINIADADYRKTELKKRQAKLGGGVAVIKVGAATETELKEKKMRIDDALNATKAAVEEGVVIGGGISLFRAAAILDSLKLEGDREVGVKIVQRAIEEPVRQIAENAGKEGAEVVATIRAEPGELFGYNAKKDLFEDLFEAGVIDPTKVVRSGLQNAASIAGMVLTTEALVTDFDEEKDERAATIII, encoded by the coding sequence ATGGCTTCAAAGCAGATAATGTTTGATGAAAATGCAAGAAAGGCACTTTTAAATGGTGTAGATAAAGTTGCAAATACTGTCAAGATCACTCTCGGGCCAAAGGGACGTTATGTTGTACTGGATAAAAGTACAAAACCTGTGGTCACAAATGACGGGGTAACTATTGCAAAGGAGATCGAGCTTCATGACAAGTTCGAAAATATGGGGGCCAAACTTGTCAAAGAAGTTGCTTCAAAAACTCAGGATAATACCGGAGATGGAACAACCACTGCAACACTTCTTGCCCAGAGCATGATCAGGGAAGGCCTGAAAAATATCAGTGCCGGAGCAAACCCTATAGATGTCAAAAAAGGTATTGAGATTGCAACAGAAAAGGTTGTAGACTATCTCAAGAGCAAGAGCGTTGAGGTAAAAGGTAAGGAGAAAATCGTACAGGTAGCTACAGTTTCTGCAAATAACGATGAAGAAATTGGCAATTTGATCGCCGATGCCATGGAAAGAGTTGGCTATAACGGGGTAATCACGGTCGAGGACTCCAAAACAATGGAGACCAGCCTGGATGTTGTAGAAGGAATGCAATTCGACAGAGGCTTTGTATCTCCTTATATGGCAACAGATACCGAAAAAATGGTTTGCGAATTTGACGACCCTTACATCCTGATCACGGACAAGAAAATCAACAGCATGAAGCAAATCGTTCCCGTGCTTGAAAAAGTTGCCTCTGAAGGTCGTTCTCTCCTTATTATTGCTGACGATGTCGATGGGGATGCCCAGGCTGCCCTGATTCTGAATATCATTCGCGGAGCACTAAGGGTCTGTGCGGTCAAAGCTCCAGGGTTTGGAAACGAGAGAAAGGAAATGCTCGAAGATATTGCCGTGCTAACCGACGGACAGGTAATCAGCGAAGACAAGGGCATGAAGCTTGAGGAATTCGATGATTATATGCTTGGAAGTGCAAGGAAAGTCACAATTGATAACCATAAGACCATCATTGTGGAAGGCAAAGGTGATAAAGCAAAGATTAAGGAAAGAGTCAGTCTTATCGAAGCTCAGATTAATATTGCAGATGCGGATTACAGGAAGACCGAACTCAAAAAGCGCCAGGCAAAGTTAGGAGGTGGGGTAGCAGTAATCAAGGTGGGAGCTGCAACCGAAACCGAGCTGAAAGAGAAAAAGATGAGAATTGATGATGCCCTCAACGCCACAAAAGCCGCAGTTGAAGAAGGTGTGGTTATAGGTGGTGGAATAAGTCTTTTCCGTGCAGCTGCCATTCTGGACTCTCTGAAACTTGAAGGCGACAGAGAAGTAGGCGTAAAAATAGTTCAGAGAGCTATCGAAGAACCTGTACGCCAGATCGCTGAAAATGCAGGCAAGGAAGGTGCTGAAGTTGTTGCAACCATCAGGGCTGAACCCGGTGAACTCTTTGGTTATAATGCAAAGAAAGATCTCTTTGAAGACCTCTTTGAAGCAGGTGTCATCGACCCCACAAAAGTAGTTAGAAGCGGCCTCCAGAACGCTGCCTCAATTGCTGGAATGGTGCTAACAACCGAAGCTCTTGTTACGGACTTCGATGAAGAAAAGGACGAAAGGGCAGCTACAATCATAATCTAA